A region from the Kribbella shirazensis genome encodes:
- a CDS encoding HD domain-containing phosphohydrolase: MGQQDPRLAELLCALSVALDVAMDQRPEKSIRSCLVATRLADRLGVPDKRTVYYATLLRHLGCTATAHEEAHLMGPRAGELRPQAEQTDTASFGESLALLRQVGRGTGVRRLQYVARTLKAGDDDILRAICEVGSMLAERLALGPAVVEALYQNLERWDGKGRPRGLVGGEIAIATRIAEVATQAVIYLDGAKLRQRQGSWLDPEVVAAYDDSLVADLDDIDVWEAVVDAEPQPWRRVADLDELARTFAYFVDLKSPYLFGHSTGVAALADQAAGLLGVSDDERAALRRAALLHDLGRVGVPTAVWERPGPLRRSDWEQVRLHPYQSGRILGRSAVLQPIAALAAAHHEKLDGSGYPRQVNGTELSTAARLLAAADCYQALTEDRPHRSAHSPVGAAEILLGQVTAGRLDAECVKAVLAVAGQQVPGHRLTRPAGLTEREVEVLRLVARGASNADVARELVVSRRTAEHHVQHIYGKIGVSTRAGAALFAMQHGLFTP; this comes from the coding sequence ACCGTCTACTACGCGACCCTGCTCCGTCACCTCGGGTGTACTGCGACCGCCCACGAGGAGGCGCACCTGATGGGTCCACGTGCCGGGGAGCTGCGTCCGCAGGCGGAGCAGACAGACACCGCCAGCTTTGGCGAGTCACTGGCTCTGCTGCGTCAGGTGGGTCGTGGGACCGGTGTTCGACGACTGCAGTACGTCGCTCGCACCCTGAAGGCCGGTGACGACGACATACTGCGGGCGATCTGCGAGGTGGGCAGCATGCTCGCCGAGCGACTCGCACTGGGCCCGGCTGTTGTCGAGGCCCTCTACCAGAACCTGGAGCGCTGGGACGGCAAAGGCAGGCCGAGAGGGCTCGTAGGGGGCGAGATCGCCATCGCCACGCGCATCGCCGAAGTCGCCACGCAGGCGGTGATCTACCTCGACGGCGCCAAGCTCCGGCAGCGGCAGGGCAGCTGGCTGGACCCTGAGGTCGTTGCCGCGTACGACGACTCGCTCGTCGCGGACCTGGACGACATCGACGTCTGGGAGGCGGTGGTCGACGCCGAGCCGCAGCCATGGCGCCGGGTGGCGGATCTGGACGAGCTGGCCAGGACGTTCGCGTACTTCGTGGACCTGAAGTCGCCGTACTTGTTCGGCCATTCCACCGGCGTCGCTGCGCTGGCTGACCAGGCTGCGGGTCTGCTGGGGGTGAGCGACGACGAACGCGCCGCACTGCGCCGTGCGGCGCTTCTGCACGACCTGGGACGGGTTGGCGTGCCTACAGCGGTGTGGGAGCGGCCGGGGCCGTTGCGGCGGTCCGACTGGGAGCAGGTGCGGTTGCACCCCTACCAGTCGGGGCGGATCCTCGGGCGGTCCGCAGTACTGCAGCCGATCGCGGCACTGGCTGCTGCTCATCACGAGAAGCTCGACGGGTCCGGGTACCCGCGGCAGGTCAATGGGACTGAGCTGTCGACCGCTGCGCGGCTGCTGGCTGCGGCTGACTGCTACCAGGCGCTGACCGAGGACCGTCCGCACAGGTCGGCGCACTCGCCGGTTGGTGCTGCGGAGATTCTGCTGGGACAGGTGACGGCCGGGCGATTGGACGCCGAGTGTGTGAAGGCAGTGCTGGCGGTGGCCGGGCAACAGGTGCCCGGCCACCGCCTGACTCGACCTGCCGGTCTCACCGAGCGAGAGGTCGAGGTACTGCGTCTGGTCGCTCGCGGGGCGTCCAACGCGGACGTTGCGCGCGAGCTGGTCGTGTCACGCCGTACTGCGGAGCATCACGTGCAGCACATCTACGGCAAGATCGGTGTGTCGACCCGAGCCGGTGCCGCGCTGTTCGCCATGCAGCACGGGTTGTTCACACCGTGA
- a CDS encoding phytanoyl-CoA dioxygenase family protein — MPHPHRKHLLTSVQVAHFVATGSLRMDAVVPDDMNQQAIEVLNNGIPGVPYGTPLSEAFTDSDFVQRLVQLPEVAGAIHSLVGPEPTVDHHAVHIRKAHEGEAQNLHGDAIIDVRTDAFDVQLMYYPQDVTLEMGGTLSVPGSHLRRTNESDTGRYQNLLGQTRLVCPAGTVQFLHHGIWHGGRKNDSDLDRYMFKIRFNPTVRQVRLWNTDDLYDEQVAAELEQGFPWYENATGRLERYNRIKLWQALTGDDTYDPNYWVTRVENRPQRVVAQRVNNPHAKHATGKKEMV; from the coding sequence ATGCCCCATCCGCATCGCAAGCACCTGCTCACCTCGGTCCAGGTGGCACATTTCGTCGCCACCGGTTCGCTCCGGATGGACGCCGTCGTACCGGACGACATGAACCAGCAGGCGATCGAGGTTCTGAACAACGGCATTCCGGGCGTTCCGTACGGCACCCCGCTGTCGGAGGCGTTCACGGACAGCGATTTCGTCCAGCGGCTCGTGCAGTTGCCGGAGGTGGCGGGCGCGATCCACAGCCTGGTCGGGCCCGAGCCGACCGTCGACCACCACGCGGTCCACATCCGCAAGGCGCACGAGGGCGAGGCGCAGAACCTGCACGGTGACGCGATCATCGACGTCCGCACCGACGCGTTCGACGTACAACTCATGTACTACCCGCAGGACGTGACGCTCGAGATGGGCGGCACGCTCAGCGTTCCCGGCAGCCACCTGCGCCGCACCAACGAGTCGGACACCGGCCGGTACCAGAACCTGCTCGGCCAGACCCGCCTGGTCTGCCCCGCCGGCACCGTGCAGTTCCTGCACCACGGCATCTGGCACGGCGGCCGCAAGAACGACAGCGACCTCGACCGCTACATGTTCAAGATCCGCTTCAACCCGACCGTCCGCCAGGTCCGGCTCTGGAACACCGACGACCTGTACGACGAACAGGTCGCGGCGGAGCTGGAGCAGGGCTTCCCGTGGTACGAGAACGCCACCGGCCGGCTGGAGCGCTACAACCGCATCAAGCTGTGGCAGGCCCTCACCGGCGACGACACCTACGACCCGAACTACTGGGTCACCCGCGTTGAGAACCGCCCGCAACGGGTTGTCGCCCAGCGCGTCAACAACCCGCACGCCAAGCACGCCACGGGCAAGAAGGAGATGGTATGA
- a CDS encoding AraC family transcriptional regulator: MLELHLAQPPEVVNVGAGIHGVRGRRDVFRLPDLWQLHLYNYSADLTLLGTTYSVAPGHVSLTPAGTQVQFDYRGRSEHLYAHFRPVVTGDPSYVPVVQDAGEAAPLLSGLLRAAIESSPSGGARTTAEVWTALWRIAELTPATTETGHPAVATAIAYIEANLAQPLTVPGLARVAGVSHNHLTRLFRQETGSTVIAYIRRRRVTRARHLLTSSTLSIPAIAASVGIPDLQAFNKTCRRELGTSPRAVRQSTSAPPP, from the coding sequence ATGCTTGAGTTGCATCTCGCGCAACCGCCGGAGGTGGTGAACGTCGGCGCCGGGATCCACGGAGTGCGCGGACGGCGGGACGTGTTCCGGCTGCCGGACCTCTGGCAGCTGCACCTGTACAACTACTCGGCCGACCTGACCCTGCTGGGTACAACGTATTCCGTGGCGCCGGGACACGTTTCCCTGACGCCCGCCGGCACCCAGGTGCAGTTCGACTACCGCGGACGGTCCGAGCACCTGTACGCGCATTTCCGGCCGGTCGTCACGGGCGATCCGTCGTACGTCCCGGTCGTACAGGACGCCGGTGAGGCCGCGCCGCTGCTGTCCGGACTGCTGCGTGCGGCGATCGAGTCGTCCCCCTCGGGCGGGGCACGTACCACCGCGGAGGTGTGGACCGCGCTCTGGCGGATCGCCGAACTGACACCGGCCACCACCGAGACCGGTCACCCGGCCGTCGCCACGGCGATCGCCTACATCGAGGCCAACCTCGCCCAGCCGCTCACCGTCCCCGGCCTGGCCCGCGTGGCCGGCGTCTCCCACAACCACCTGACCCGGCTGTTCCGGCAGGAAACCGGCTCGACCGTGATCGCCTACATCCGCCGGCGCCGCGTCACCCGCGCCCGCCACCTGCTCACGTCCTCGACCCTGTCCATCCCCGCCATCGCCGCCTCGGTCGGAATACCCGACCTGCAGGCCTTCAACAAGACCTGCCGCCGGGAACTGGGCACGTCTCCCCGCGCCGTCCGCCAATCAACCTCGGCCCCGCCGCCCTGA
- a CDS encoding helix-turn-helix transcriptional regulator, whose translation MVEQLTVTERDLRRMFDVIDRGQQAGPDEVYPRALLQALRELIPADDATFQVSRPVDREFVAYEEAHEQDVDPGEGWEDLFWRSYWEHDVCSRPQRTGDDQSVWKVSDYLSARQLARSSAGEWFRVIGMRSEITVPFPATGAEDRRLMLFRGPGPDFSERERLLLRMLRPHLIEVHRDLGRRRAGIPDLTSRQLQLLRLVAEGHSNTQIARRLFVAEGTVRKHLENIYQRLGVTSRTAAVATAFPLTRSA comes from the coding sequence ATGGTGGAGCAGTTGACCGTCACCGAACGCGACCTGCGCCGGATGTTCGACGTGATCGACCGGGGACAACAGGCCGGACCCGACGAGGTGTATCCGCGTGCGCTGCTGCAGGCGCTCCGCGAGCTGATCCCGGCCGACGATGCGACGTTCCAGGTGAGTCGCCCGGTGGACCGGGAGTTCGTCGCGTACGAGGAGGCGCACGAGCAGGACGTCGATCCCGGTGAGGGCTGGGAGGACCTGTTCTGGCGGTCCTACTGGGAGCACGACGTGTGCAGTCGGCCCCAACGCACCGGCGACGACCAGAGCGTCTGGAAGGTCTCGGACTACCTGTCCGCGCGGCAGCTGGCGCGATCGTCGGCCGGCGAGTGGTTCCGGGTGATCGGAATGCGCAGCGAGATCACCGTACCGTTCCCTGCGACCGGGGCGGAGGACCGGCGGCTGATGCTGTTCCGCGGTCCCGGGCCTGATTTCAGCGAACGCGAGCGGCTGCTGCTGCGGATGCTCCGGCCGCATCTGATCGAGGTGCACCGCGACCTCGGGCGGCGGCGGGCCGGGATACCGGACCTGACCAGCCGGCAGTTGCAGCTCCTGCGGCTGGTGGCCGAAGGGCACAGCAACACCCAGATCGCGCGCCGGCTGTTTGTTGCCGAAGGCACCGTTCGGAAGCACCTGGAGAACATCTACCAACGGCTGGGTGTCACCAGCCGCACGGCCGCCGTGGCGACGGCGTTCCCACTCACCCGCTCGGCCTGA
- a CDS encoding vanadium-dependent haloperoxidase, whose product MKTLSALLATCLLGVAGLSPDVAASAAPAKEPSAAPVLDWSRIATQSIVAGGRPPASSEVLMGVVHVAIADTVAALGYGRTFVADVRPDQRASAASAVATATYDVLKARAPGASLETTYADYLAGVPDGKAKARGIALGRAVAAAVLAWRAGDGFGNQVTYVQRPPGPGVWEQTAPTPPVDLVLTQVRPLTLRSRAQFRPHGPDPLSSKRYARDVAEVAEVGRKDSTTRTAVQTESAMFWTEHAAQQWSRTLLRLASERELSLPEAARMLALVHVSAGDALIACWEAKYRYRFWRPVHAIQRADTDGNPRTTADPAWQPLLAANHPDYPSGHACFTGAATTALRSYFRTDRLPVTIDSQVTSTTRTYSSLTAVRHDVQEARIFSGLHFRHAMEDGEHLGATVAEWATQRLR is encoded by the coding sequence GTGAAAACGCTGTCCGCCTTGCTGGCCACCTGCCTGCTCGGTGTGGCAGGGCTGTCGCCCGACGTGGCCGCTTCGGCCGCACCGGCAAAGGAGCCCTCAGCGGCTCCCGTGCTCGACTGGAGCCGGATCGCGACGCAGTCCATCGTCGCGGGCGGGCGCCCGCCGGCCAGTTCCGAGGTGTTGATGGGCGTCGTGCACGTCGCGATCGCCGACACCGTGGCCGCGCTCGGGTACGGCAGGACATTCGTGGCCGACGTACGTCCCGATCAGCGCGCGTCCGCCGCGTCCGCGGTCGCCACGGCGACGTACGACGTACTGAAGGCTCGGGCGCCGGGGGCGTCGCTCGAGACGACGTACGCCGATTACCTCGCCGGCGTTCCGGACGGGAAGGCCAAGGCGCGCGGGATCGCGCTGGGGCGTGCGGTGGCAGCCGCAGTACTCGCGTGGCGGGCCGGTGACGGCTTCGGGAACCAGGTGACGTACGTGCAGCGGCCGCCGGGTCCGGGGGTGTGGGAACAGACCGCGCCGACTCCACCGGTCGACCTGGTGCTCACCCAGGTCAGGCCGCTGACGCTGCGGTCCCGCGCACAGTTCCGGCCTCACGGTCCGGATCCGCTGAGCAGCAAGCGGTACGCGCGTGACGTGGCCGAGGTGGCTGAAGTCGGCCGCAAGGACAGTACGACGCGGACCGCCGTACAGACGGAGAGCGCGATGTTCTGGACCGAGCACGCTGCCCAGCAGTGGAGTCGGACGTTGCTGCGCTTGGCCAGCGAGCGTGAGCTGTCACTGCCAGAGGCGGCTCGTATGCTGGCGCTGGTGCATGTGAGCGCCGGCGACGCGCTGATCGCTTGCTGGGAGGCGAAGTACCGGTACCGCTTCTGGCGTCCGGTCCATGCCATTCAACGCGCCGACACGGACGGCAACCCGCGCACCACCGCCGATCCGGCCTGGCAACCGCTCCTGGCCGCGAACCACCCCGACTACCCCTCCGGCCATGCCTGCTTCACCGGTGCGGCCACCACGGCGCTGCGGAGCTACTTCCGCACCGACCGGCTGCCCGTGACGATCGACAGCCAGGTCACGTCCACCACGCGCACCTACTCGAGCCTCACCGCCGTACGGCACGACGTCCAGGAGGCCCGAATCTTTTCCGGACTCCATTTCCGGCACGCCATGGAAGACGGTGAGCACCTCGGCGCCACCGTCGCCGAGTGGGCCACGCAGCGCCTCCGCTGA
- a CDS encoding GNAT family N-acetyltransferase, whose protein sequence is MTMLRPDYPIRTARLTVRPFTPSDLEDLCAIRSRDDVTRYLYAEPETPEQVKEVLERKIGEVTLDAVGKTVSLAVVWPQLDRVIGEVHLQWLSGEHRQGEIGFVINPEYHGNGFATEAAEVVLRLGFAGLGLHRIIGRLDSRNVGSARVLEKLGMRREAHFRHDEIFKGEWSDQLVYAMLDDEWQSRG, encoded by the coding sequence ATGACGATGCTGCGTCCCGACTATCCGATCCGCACAGCGCGCCTGACGGTGCGGCCGTTCACACCCTCGGATCTCGAGGACCTGTGCGCGATCCGTTCCCGGGACGACGTGACCCGTTACCTGTACGCCGAGCCGGAAACACCGGAGCAGGTGAAGGAGGTGCTCGAGCGGAAAATCGGTGAGGTCACGCTGGACGCGGTCGGGAAAACGGTTTCATTGGCGGTCGTGTGGCCGCAGCTCGATCGTGTGATCGGCGAAGTGCACCTGCAGTGGCTGAGCGGCGAACATCGGCAGGGCGAGATCGGGTTCGTGATCAATCCGGAGTATCACGGCAACGGGTTCGCCACCGAGGCAGCCGAGGTGGTACTTCGACTCGGCTTCGCCGGGCTGGGTCTGCACCGGATCATCGGGCGACTGGACTCCCGCAACGTCGGCTCCGCCCGGGTGCTGGAGAAGCTCGGAATGCGGCGCGAAGCGCATTTCCGGCACGACGAGATCTTCAAGGGTGAGTGGAGCGACCAGCTCGTCTACGCGATGCTCGACGACGAATGGCAGTCCCGCGGCTGA
- a CDS encoding phosphotransferase, with the protein MGVTLLRKWLLADFGLDVVGLSPVVYGADVAAQVWKASTATNTYAVKWSGAGTNTGHQVAAFLADSGVPGVPEMIRTTEGGLWSVHAKKRLTITPWIDGVRAGETGLTDEQWSEYGVMLRRVHDAELPPRLRDALPKHSHIDAGTPALAEEVRARLEAPEGDVAEELAAVWSQYEHVIADLLTNRPPAPDGPRVVCHGDPHLGNVLVDDGLHLIDWDDVIYAPREQDLMFMLGGMGDIGPTTPGQLDAFLAGYGPHLLDEDAVRYYRHVRALEDVIGWSHQAVTGPDNAYALQVVEGVLASGLAALAVPGRAR; encoded by the coding sequence GTGGGTGTGACGTTGTTGCGGAAGTGGTTGCTTGCGGACTTCGGGCTCGACGTGGTGGGGCTCTCGCCGGTGGTGTACGGCGCGGATGTCGCGGCGCAGGTGTGGAAGGCGAGTACTGCGACCAACACGTACGCCGTGAAGTGGAGCGGGGCCGGGACGAACACGGGGCATCAGGTCGCGGCGTTCCTCGCGGACAGCGGGGTGCCCGGCGTACCGGAAATGATCCGTACCACCGAGGGCGGGCTGTGGAGCGTCCACGCGAAGAAGCGGTTGACGATCACGCCGTGGATCGACGGGGTGCGGGCGGGCGAGACCGGGCTGACGGACGAGCAGTGGTCGGAGTACGGCGTAATGCTGCGGCGGGTGCACGACGCGGAACTGCCGCCGCGGTTGCGGGACGCGTTGCCGAAGCACAGCCATATCGATGCGGGTACGCCGGCGCTCGCGGAGGAGGTCCGTGCGCGGCTGGAGGCTCCGGAAGGGGATGTCGCGGAGGAGTTGGCGGCGGTGTGGTCGCAGTACGAGCACGTCATCGCCGACCTGCTCACGAACCGGCCGCCCGCGCCGGACGGTCCGCGCGTCGTGTGCCACGGCGACCCGCACCTCGGAAACGTCCTGGTCGACGATGGACTGCACCTGATCGACTGGGACGACGTGATCTACGCACCGCGTGAACAGGACCTGATGTTCATGCTGGGCGGAATGGGCGACATCGGCCCCACCACGCCCGGGCAGTTGGACGCGTTCCTGGCTGGGTACGGACCGCATCTCCTCGACGAGGATGCTGTCCGGTATTACCGCCATGTCCGAGCGCTGGAAGACGTGATCGGCTGGTCTCACCAGGCCGTGACCGGTCCTGACAACGCCTACGCCCTCCAGGTCGTCGAAGGCGTTCTCGCCTCGGGTCTCGCGGCGCTGGCGGTCCCTGGCCGGGCGCGATGA